The following proteins are co-located in the Aquarana catesbeiana isolate 2022-GZ linkage group LG02, ASM4218655v1, whole genome shotgun sequence genome:
- the CRK gene encoding adapter molecule crk isoform X2 yields the protein MAGNFDSEDRASWYWGRQNRQEAVNLLQGQRHGVFLVRDSTTIPGDYVLSVSENSKVSHYIINSVGNNRQSGMGQTRFRIGDQEFDSLPALLEFYKIHYLDTTTLIEPVSKSKQSGVILKQEEAEYVRALFDFNGNDEEDLPFKKGDVLRIREKPEEQWWNAEDNEGRRGMIPVPYVEKYKPPPTSGSALIGGW from the exons ATGGCCGGCAATTTCGACTCCGAGGACCGAGCGAGCTGGTACTGGGGGAGGCAGAACCGACAGGAGGCGGTGAACCTGCTGCAGGGCCAGCGGCACGGGGTATTTCTGGTGCGGGACTCCACCACCATCCCCGGGGACTACGTGCTTTCCGTCAGCGAGAACTCCAAAGTCTCCCATTACATCATCAACAGCGTCGGCAACAACCGGCAGAGCG gtaTGGGCCAGACCAGGTTTCGGATAGGGGATCAAGAGTTTGACTCATTACCTGCTCTGCTGGAATTTTATAAGATACATTATCTGGACACTACCACTTTAATAGAACCTGTTTCTAAGTCTAAGCAGTCTGGAGTGATCCTGAAGCAGGAAGAAGCAGAATATGTACGGGCTCTTTTTGACTTTAATGGCAATGATGAAGAAGATCTACCATTTAAGAAAGGAGACGTCTTGAGAATCAGGGAAAAGCCTGAGGAGCAGTGGTGGAATGCAGAGGACAACGAAGGAAGACGGGGCATGATACCAGTGCCTTATGTGGAAAAGTACAAGCCTCCCCCAACTTCCGGGTCTGCTCTGATTGGAG